One Coffea eugenioides isolate CCC68of chromosome 2, Ceug_1.0, whole genome shotgun sequence genomic window, CTTCATAAAGCTCCCTAGCATAAAAACCATAAAAAGCATAAGCAGGGGAAGGATTTTCAAGTCATTAAAATTCAACATCTTGCAGCTTAAGTATTCAGAGAGGAATAACAGGAGCAACAAAGTGAAgaataacaaatgaaagaatgaaaaatcaaatttaggAAACCAGAAGCAggataaataaatacaaaaacaaTGTTACAGGAAAATGCGAAGAGTTGTTGGGACAGTATCTCCTGATTGTACCAAACAAAATCGCAGATTTCATTtgcattgaaaattttgaaaatactCACGAACTCAATTAAAAGCAACAACAGTTTATAGTAAACAGCATATAAGGCATATCAAGGATCAGATGCTCACCGTTAATTGTTTGTAAGAATAACAAAACCCTTTTGGAGTAAATTCCTCGACAACTTGATGTGAATAGTGTGACTCTGAGATACAACATGCCAGTGATGAACCACATCAGGCATATGCTTGCTTTAGCGAATCAGAGTTCTATACCCTGAGGACCTTCCTTTCCCGCAATTTCTGCCTCAACATTTCAGCTTCTTCAATTAGACCAGTGGCAGCTACTCCTTCAATAATGCTGGAATAAAGAGTAGCATGATGCTTGCGTTTATTTGACATCATCATTTCAAGAACTTGTATAGCTGTgtcaactttctttttcttacaTAGTCTGTGTATAATAAATCTGTAACAATTATCTCTGATCCTGTGTTTGATATTTCCCATAACCTTTAATAGTTCCACAGCCTCTTCAAGTAGATCTGCCCTACAGAAACCCCAAATCAGACATCGATATGTAATGTCATCAGGAACAATTCCCTGCTCTATCATATGACCATACAGTTCCATGGCTTTTTCCATCAAACCTTTCTTTGCCAACCCATCAATCATGATATTGAAAGTAATCAAACTAGGAGAAGTTGTGGTTTGGACTAAGCAATATAAAACTTGGATAGCTTCATCTAACATTTCCTCTCTGAAAAGAGCACGTATAAGGGTGTTATATGTGATTATATCTGGAGAACAGTCCTTGGAAACCATCTGATCCAAAAAGTCTATAGCACGATCAAGAAGCCCATGCTTGCACAAACCATTAATCAGGATATTGTAAGTGATTAAAGTAGGAGGGTGTGATGTATCATTCATGAGCATGAGGATTTCATCAACTTCAACCCAACGCCCATTGGAGCAAAGAGAATGGAGAAGAGTATTGTATGTTACAGCATTGGGCTCCATTCCACGTGATAAAAGATTATAAATCACTAAAGCTGCATCACCAAAGTTTCCTTGTTTACAAGTAAAACTTATCATAGAATTGTAGGTAACAAGGTCCGGGTAACATCCCTCGACAGCTAAATCTTCCATTACTTCTATTGCTCTTACAACCCCACAGTACTTGCAGACTTGCTCGATAAGGACCGTATAAGTAATGAGATAAGGAGGACATCCCCTTCTGAGTTGTTCCTTCCAAAACTGAATGGCCTGATCAAACCTACCACAATCAAACATGGCACGTACTAATGTATTGTAAGTAATAACATCTGGACAGCAACCACTCATGCTCATGTCTGCCAAGACATCAAGAGCAGATTTTAATTGTCCCTTCCTACACATACCACCAATTAACATGTTATATGTAATAATATCTGGAATCCCACCTGACATCACCATGAGTTCCAGGACCTTGACAGCTTTATCTAGGCGATCAAGATTGACAAGACCCCTGATCAAGTTTATACAGGAAGAGAAATGCGGAATTTGGTTCCGACGCGCCATCAGTTCAACTAATTTTGATGCATCAAGCAATCTCCCATAGCTACAAAGGTTTTGAAGGATTTCATTGTTAGATTTCTCATCATTCTCTATAAGAGGTCCATCAAAGGAAACCTTCAAAGATTTGAGATACTTCTTTGAGGAACTCATCTCATGATTGTCCATTTTCTCATTACTTTGGTCGCTACTAGCAACCCTATCTACACAAACCCCTAGCAGCTGGCTTCTACATATAATATCAGAAGCACTTCTTCTTGAACCAACAAATCTGACCCACTGCAGATGTGATCGAGTCTTGCAAGTACACTTGACCGAATAGCTAATATTTCTGATTGGAAAACAATGGTTTGTGCCAGAGATGATGTCTTTTTGGCTTATTACTGAATGCGACCCTTGCAGATTGGGAAACTCAACCATAGATTTTTGTGGTACTAGCGAGTTAGCCATTTCTTTCCACTAGACTGATGCTAAAAAGAAAGTCAATGATAAGATACATGCCATTAACTTGACAATCAGAAACCTTTCTTCAGGCCAAAACAGGCAAGCACAACCCTTTTCTTATGAGCCGAGATATACACTAATTCAAACAACCAGAAGTAGCTCAGAATATGTTGCCTTTCCTCCAACTTAGATCAATACAACAAGCAGATTCTAGGCTTTCTTTGACCTTTCCAGCCGATTAGAAACCAAAAGAACAGGAATGGACATTAGAGTAGCAGAAATTCCACAGCTtctgaaagcaaaaaaaattaattcaaaagttTGAGTTCCAACCAGTTTCAAGATTCTATAAATTCCAATGTAAATATTTGGAAGATGCTTAAAAAGAATCTGAAGGAAGAGCACATGCAATGAGAACTCTGCAACTTACCTGCGTACCAGTTTAAAAATCTAAGTCATACAATTCATGGTTTCTAAATACAGGGAAGTTTGGGCCAAATTTACAAAAGCTCATATGTAATGCGAAGAAACACTAGAAAAATATGCAATAATTGTTCACAATGTACAAACGCGTCTTGAAATGTACAAGAGTTTTTCAAATTGTAAAGTGGTGAGAACTAAACTGGATGGCTGATTATCAGAAAAGTTGAGGCATCATAACCCCATTGGCCTGGAATTTTGCCACAATTAGCTAAGAAAAATGCCAGGACCGCAATGTAAAAGCATCACATGTTTCACAACAAGATGAAGGACTCAAAATTAACAGGCAATATGAAACACAGTGAGAGAAAAATGCGGAGGAAAACATGAACATAAGCAAATAACTTAAACAACTAGATAGGAACCAAAAGAGAAGATGTCCTAGACGTAAAAGAATACACTCTTCATTATGGTCTCTCATGGACAAAGAGTGTTGATTGTTGTTTACCACAAAGAGAAACGAATTTGAAAAATTCCCCTTTGAAATAAGCATTTTCTCACCTCCATTAGCCATACAGAAATTATGCAACTTGAGACAAGATTTCAATTGCCGTAACAAGAAACTCATGTTCTTTCTCATACCTTCAATATCTACACGGCACTAAGTATCGCATGATAACTAGTTAACATAGCAGCTGCAGAAATCACTGAACTCATCATATTCAAGTCAACAAACTCTAATACTTCAAATTCAACTCAAAATTCAGGAGATAGAACAGAACCCTATAAATCGAATGTAAACTTGCAGCCATTTGAAGTGACAAACACTCTTTATCCCGACAAAAATGCTCTGGCAGGGAAAAGAGCAATGGCTGAAAACCGCCCACCCCAcaaaagaaaggagagaaagtCTCACACACATCCAAAAGCATTAACAAGATTAGCTTCTTGcttcaaaaatgaaaacaaatatcTAAAAGAGACAGTTtgcatttgcacacaaacaacACAGGCCGGTGAactagaaaaatgaaagaagaaaaatcaagaaaaaaagacCTCAAACATCACGTTACAGTTAATATATTAAGAACGACCGAAGAATGAAATTCGTAGAGAAAATCTCACCGGCAGAAGTAACTTTTTGTGCCATATACAGAAGTATCGAACAGCGTAGAAAAGCGCTACCTTTGGGCTTGTGCCCCAAAAGAGTCAGCAATGGACGTTAATTACTAGGGTTGAATTAGATGAATTTGCATTAactccttcttttctagtaaattTTCTAAATATGCCCACAAGTCTTTCAATTGCACATAATGCCCTTATTCTTTTAAAGCACTTCAAAAGAGCCTCCAAaacaaaataacaataataataataataataataataataccaaaaataataataagacaGCATAGGATGGTGGAAGAGTCAAAAGGAGGGATGCTAAAATTTAGTTTGACTCAATGTTGCTCAAAATTAGTTCAACAAATTCAAGATTGAATAACTTCAAAACATTTTGAATTATTCTCAATCTAGATTTGAATTTGGTTAAATAAACATTACAATTAAACGAATAATTTGGTTCAATGGGCATTACAAATTAATCAAATTTTAAGTTCAACGAACACTTTTTTAAGTTCTATTTAATAAAAACTAGGTCCAATCTATGAATTAAACACAATTCAGTAATCTACGTAAAAGAATCAACAATAAGCTTATATGTTGGAGGAAGCTACTAGGAAGGGGTACACAAATTGGGCAAGTTAATAAGGAGGCTGCAAGCCCCTTGGGTTGGCTCAAGATAGCCTATTTGGTCCCAAAGTCATGGGTTCAACCTCTCTAAATGCTGACTCGATGGTCTCGAGGTAGTCTATATGATCCCAAGATCATGGGTTCAACCTCTCTTAATGCTTGTGCATACTTGGGAGACGGGTGCACAAGTGCAAGGAGATTAATCCGATAAAGTTGAGATACTCTTGTGTcgacaagaaaaaaataaataaggagGCTGCAAATTTCGCGTTTTTCATAATTGAGAAAATTGACCAAAGGGAGTACATTCTCAACATGAAGCGGTATGTATTCCATTTCCGCACGAGCGTACACTTTCCATTTCTAAGGAAAGGTACGGACATTGCGGCGCACGCATATCACattaggaggaaaaaaaaatttatataccACAGATATATATCTATGGCCACTAAATACGACCTGGCCGGTTTTGCTTGGTCTTCTTGGGTCCAAGAAGAAAGATGATGATGGCGTCGACGACTGTGGAGAGTGCGTTCCTCAAAATTCCATCTTTCGGATTCGTAAACCCTAATAATGCTACTAGTAAACTTGTCAGTCGGAGCTCCGTTTCACTCCGCTTCGGGTTCCACTTTCGTTCCTGCGCCACATCCTCTGCTTCAGCAGCAGAACCTGCTTCCGCTTCGTCTCCTTCTTCAGTGGTCAACGACGGCGCAAAACTTGGACCCGGTTCTCTCGGGCACATCACCCGACCGGACTTCCCTATTCTCCACCAGGTAGTCAGTCCTTCgccgtcttcttcttcttcttcaattgcAGAACTTTTACCGTGACGCTTTATGTTTTTTAAGTACTTCTGCTTCGCTTTGCTGTATCCGTATTACTAAATTGAGAAATTTTAAGTAATTGCTAAATCTGCTATTTGGTTGCAATTATATGAGTTAAATGTTAAAAAAGAATTCTTCTTTTTGGAGTTTGACATTGCTGTTTTGTTTAGTGAAACGTCTCCTGATTTTTGTAGGCAGTGAATGGCTCAAAACTTGTGTATTTGGACAATGCGGCGACTTCGCAGAAGCCAACAGCTGTTTTGGAAGCTATACAGAATTATTACGAGTCTTACAATTCTAATGTCCACCGTGGAATTCATTACTTGAGGTACCTGCTTGGACTCGCTGTCATGATTAGTACCCGAATTGAGAATTGCTATTTGATACAATAGTGATAGTTGGTTGAGTAGTTGGAAATATTGCTGTTATTATTAGAAAATCTAATATGTGGCTTTATTGAAATGATCTATATGTTTGTTCTGAATTTAGTGCAAGGGCAACGGACGAGTTTGAACTAGCCAGACAGAAGGTTGCAAATTTTATCAATGCTTCAGAATCTAGGGAGATTGTTTTCACACGGAACGCAACTGAAGCTATCAACCTTGTGGCGTACTCCTGGGGACTAACTAACTTAAGGCCAGAAGACGAGGTTTCCTCTTGGAATCTTTTATTTCTCTTTaatttgccaaatattgtttctGATTTGTTTTGAAAGTTCCTACCTTTGATACTTAGCATTATTATGCTAGACAAACAAAGTGTCACCCTTAGTAAAACTTTGTGTACCTAAGCATGGGCATCTTTTTTTCTACCTTTTGACTGGTTAAGTGCTTGCAGAATCTTTGTGATTTGTGTATAGTTCTCGTACACATGATTTGGAAATATACATATACTTAGGGATGTACATACACGTGTTTTGGCCTTTTACGTCAACTCATTGTTTTTCAAAGAAGGGGATACTTTGGAAAATTAATGTCAACTAATATCACACATTGTAAAACATTTGTTCCGTCATTCTTTATCTCCAAggattttgtgaaattgttaagCTTTTGATGCCCAAGATTAATTGTCATTTAAGCAATCGAATCTATACTCCATTTACTTCTAGAAGGACTAAAGTTGTATAAGGTGTTAGTGATGCATTTTTCAGCTTAACATCCTATAGAGGTACTTCTCCTTGGAGAAATACCTGTAAAAATTGGCGCTCAAATATCCTGAAATTTGCTGTAACATTTAGATGGTCATTGTTActtctttttgtcttttttctGATTTGCTGAATGGCTGAGGCGTATTCTTGATACCATTTTTTCATCAGATTGATCGAGTGTTGCATGTCTTATCCCGCTGCTTAATTCTTGCAGATTGTGTTGACAATTGCTGAACATCACAGCAACATTGTCCCCTGGCAACTTGTAGCTCAAAAGACTGGTGCAAATCTCAAATTTTTGGAACTCACGGAGGATGAAGTTCCTGATGTAGGAAAGTTGAAGGAAATGCTATCTAAGAAAACAAAACTGGTTGCCGTCCATCATGTGTCAAATATGCTAGGTGAGTAAAATATTGTGAAATTTCCACTCAAATCAACATATGCAAAGATGAAGGTGATATTTCATTTTATTCTATTCAAAAGAGGGGGCCAAAACTGTAGAATATTCATCGAAGAGTGAAGAAATTATAGGAGTTCCATAATTGGAGGCACATTATGCTAATACTTGGCATGATTTGATATCTTTTGCAGCTTCTGTTCTCCCAATTGAAGAAATAGCCAGTTGGGCACATGATGTTGGTGCAAAGGTGCTTGTAGATGCTTGCCAAAGTGTTCCACACATGGTGGTTGATGTGAAGAAACTTGGTCTTGATTTTCTTGTGGCTTCTTCTCACAAGGTTAGGTCATTCCCTGTTGCTTTAACATCAATTCCTACACATCAGTTATTGAAATTAGGTAATAATCATGCTTCAGATGTGTGGCCCTACAGGCATTGGACTCTTATATGGTAAGAGTGAGCTCTTGAATGCCATGCCGCCTTTCTTAGGTAAGCAATTCTGGCTTATATCTCTGTATACCTTGCAGATAGCAGTATCTACAGGGCATTGAGACTATTGAGGCTTGTCGGCATATATCATCTTATTGCTAATATCACTTTCTTTGAATCACAGGTGGTGGTGAAATGATAGCTGACGTCTTTTTGGATCATTCGACGTATGCTGAACCCCCGTCAAGGTTGGTATTTGTTCAACTGTTTGTCCAATTTTCCCATTCatgaaaagaaaagtttgtatCCTATAATCAATTCTTCTTGGGGTAATGAAAAGCCTAGTACTGCTGGTTAAGTGTGGAATTAAAACTAAATAACTCTTACCTgaaggaagggaaaaaaatgttGAAGTGAGAATTGGTGGTGTAAAGtaatagaaagaaaaagatttctCCTATGAATACAGTGccatttaaatttaaatacaaAGATATTTATGCATCTGGATGGTGACAAGG contains:
- the LOC113760961 gene encoding pentatricopeptide repeat-containing protein At1g08610, which codes for MANSLVPQKSMVEFPNLQGSHSVISQKDIISGTNHCFPIRNISYSVKCTCKTRSHLQWVRFVGSRRSASDIICRSQLLGVCVDRVASSDQSNEKMDNHEMSSSKKYLKSLKVSFDGPLIENDEKSNNEILQNLCSYGRLLDASKLVELMARRNQIPHFSSCINLIRGLVNLDRLDKAVKVLELMVMSGGIPDIITYNMLIGGMCRKGQLKSALDVLADMSMSGCCPDVITYNTLVRAMFDCGRFDQAIQFWKEQLRRGCPPYLITYTVLIEQVCKYCGVVRAIEVMEDLAVEGCYPDLVTYNSMISFTCKQGNFGDAALVIYNLLSRGMEPNAVTYNTLLHSLCSNGRWVEVDEILMLMNDTSHPPTLITYNILINGLCKHGLLDRAIDFLDQMVSKDCSPDIITYNTLIRALFREEMLDEAIQVLYCLVQTTTSPSLITFNIMIDGLAKKGLMEKAMELYGHMIEQGIVPDDITYRCLIWGFCRADLLEEAVELLKVMGNIKHRIRDNCYRFIIHRLCKKKKVDTAIQVLEMMMSNKRKHHATLYSSIIEGVAATGLIEEAEMLRQKLRERKVLRV
- the LOC113761561 gene encoding cysteine desulfurase 1, chloroplastic; amino-acid sequence: MMMASTTVESAFLKIPSFGFVNPNNATSKLVSRSSVSLRFGFHFRSCATSSASAAEPASASSPSSVVNDGAKLGPGSLGHITRPDFPILHQAVNGSKLVYLDNAATSQKPTAVLEAIQNYYESYNSNVHRGIHYLSARATDEFELARQKVANFINASESREIVFTRNATEAINLVAYSWGLTNLRPEDEIVLTIAEHHSNIVPWQLVAQKTGANLKFLELTEDEVPDVGKLKEMLSKKTKLVAVHHVSNMLASVLPIEEIASWAHDVGAKVLVDACQSVPHMVVDVKKLGLDFLVASSHKMCGPTGIGLLYGKSELLNAMPPFLGGGEMIADVFLDHSTYAEPPSRFEAGTPAIAEAIGLGATIDYLSGIGMERIHDYEVELANYLYNSLRSVPNIRIYGPEPSRVFKRAALCSFNVEDVHPTDVATFLDQQHGVAVRSGHHCAQPLHRYLGINASARASLHFYNTKEDVDDFIRALTDTISFFTSFK